One segment of Equus asinus isolate D_3611 breed Donkey chromosome 18, EquAss-T2T_v2, whole genome shotgun sequence DNA contains the following:
- the CSNK2A2IP gene encoding casein kinase II subunit alpha'-interacting protein yields MVPLAYYDQPFVPLAHSYQLATTNSLTPQCMGEKLNQPNDQSVVRVQSHNDNPAAPPLNSNQKVQRCSILPSAKSQDTISPGFYNRVLKSPLPHSERQATPSLNLPWRTSLRPNQRTLNSPFFHPKPQTTSSLDLKKTSTSLEPSQTALRSQLPFPKTWKTSSLDLCWTSPSPKSNQRVSSSSLSPLKYQETPSLDNLWTSSSLGPNQRALNSTLPHTKTEKTFSLNSLWTSLLEHNQRSLSSPSLNLIPQTNDVLHSSPSMEPSQMALSSQLPDSRPQTIPILSSNSSILSLSLSNSKSKLSPLPHSVHQTQSLPLFRPKPQTMLTLDHDVRTLSSPICHSKFQNTISPNDKYRATGLSSPYPKLNVSGRSLSSSTHRIRNKAASTLGSRLLSKSSFDFRAKTEPNKEIPWTLDYIYPCIVKGGTIPDDVLNKIVNSLSKNRIQRDLSRQILFRRMRGRPNPHPGPRLSSSYVVCLACASCIKSQCNHLTGRKDPRSATLFVIPTPEPSSEGKIKVKLVLILCLPQTSFSSCLPCPVKENQPEESSEDNFEEVEKISQFSPPSEPDITQGLNMKTTRLTVARENKVVSQQPQAVDWLLYVKKSSNSLPKPLLSASSSSTSSSSSSSCSSSFSSSSTPPHPSKESTTSTLSGCVFTKVLGDHKLPPGVSWLEFICSKNHQPLPGKPHPSQSPPPQIRPVRSSTPGKGPKGSKILLKLFQTKSQNE; encoded by the coding sequence ATGGTGCCACTAGCATATTATGATCAACCCTTTGTGCCATTAGCACACTCTTACCAACTGGCCACAACCAACTCATTAACACCTCAATGTATGGGTGAAAAACTAAATCAACCCAATGACCAATCTGTGGTCAGAGTTCAATCTCATAATGATAACCCTGCAGCTCCTCCACTAAACTCCAACCAGAAGGTGCAGAGATGCTCAATATTGCCCTCTGCCAAGTCTCAGGACACAATTTCACCGGGCTTCTACAACAGGGTTTTAAAATCACCATTGCCCCACTCCGAACGTCAGGCCACACCTTCATTAAACCTCCCCTGGAGAACTTCATTGCGGCCTAATCAGAGAACCCTGAACTCACCTTTTTTTCATCCCAAACCTCAGACAACATCTTCGCTTGACCTTAAGAAGACATCAACATCACTGGAGCCCAGTCAAACAGCCTTGAGATCACAATTACCCTTCCCCAAAACTTGGAAAACATCTTCCCTAGACCTTTGCTGGACGTCACCTTCACCGAAGTCTAATCAAAGAGTCTCCAGTTCATCATTATCCCCCCTCAAATATCAAGAAACACCTTCCCTAGACAACCTGTGGACATCATCTTCTTTGGGACCCAATCAAAGAGCCCTTAACTCAACATTACCTCACACTAAGactgagaaaacattttcattgaaCAGTCTTTGGACATCTTTATTAGAGCACAACCAAAGATCTTTGAGCTCACCATCACTGAACTTGATACCTCAAACAAATGACGTGCTTCACTCATCACCTTCAATGGAGCCCAGTCAAATGGCTCTGAGCTCACAGTTACCTGACTCCAGACCTCAGACAATACCTATATTGAGCTCTAATTCCAGTATTCTGAGCTTATCATTGTCCAATTCAAAATCGAAGCTGTCACCTTTACCACATTCTGTCCACCAGACTCAGAGTTTGCCACTGTTCCGGCCCAAACCTCAGACGATGCTTACACTTGATCATGACGTCAGGACTCTGAGCTCACCAATTTGTCACTCCAAGTTTCAGAACACCATTTCACCAAATGACAAATACAGAGCCACAGGTTTATCTTCTCCTTATCCCAAACTGAACGTCTCAGGTCGATCCTTATCAAGCTCCACACACCGCATCAGGAACAAAGCTGCTTCAACACTGGGCTCCAGACTCCTGAGTAAAAGCAGTTTTGATTTTCGTGCAAAGACAGAACCAAATAAAGAAATTCCATGGACTTTAGATTATATTTATCCCTGCATTGTTAAAGGTGGAACTATCCCTGATGATGTTCTCAATAAAATTGTCAATTCTCTCTCCAAGAACAGGATCCAGAGGGATCTCTCTAGGCAGATTCTCTTTCGAAGGATGAGGGGAAGGCCCAATCCTCATCCTGGTCCCCGCCTGTCATCAAGCTATGTGGTTTGTTTAGCTTGTGCTTCCTGCATAAAATCTCAGTGTAACCATCTTACAGGAAGGAAAGATCCTCGTAGTGCAACACTGTTTGTCATACCAACACCTGAGCCTAGTtctgaggggaaaataaaggtgAAGTTAGTTCTTATCCTTTGCCTACCACAGACTTCTTTCTCATCTTGTCTCCCATGCCCTGTGAAAGAAAATCAGCCAGAAGAAAGCTCTGAAGACAACTTTGAAGAAGTGGAGAAGATATCACAATTTTCCCCTCCATCTGAACCTGATATTACCCAGGGGTTAAATATGAAGACAACTCGCCTGACAGTAGCCCGTGAAAACAAAGTTGTAAGCCAACAGCCCCAAGCTGTTGACTGGCTGCTTTATGTTAAGAAAAGTAGCAATTCTCTGCCAAAGCCCCTGCTctcagcctcttcctcctccacatcctcctcctcatcctcctcttgttcatcttctttttcctcctcttccactcCACCTCATCCTTCCAAAGAGTCTACCACATCTACCCTCTCAGGTTGTGTGTTCACTAAGGTACTTGGTGATCACAAGTTGCCTCCAGGGGTTTCCTGGCTTGAGTTTATATGTAGTAAAAATCACCAGCCACTTCCTGGAAAACCACATCCAAGTCAATCACCACCTCCCCAAATAAGGCCTGTGAGGAGTAGCACCCCAGGAAAAGGGCCAAAGGGGTCAAAGATACTGTTAAAACTTTTCCAGACAAAGTCTCAAAATGAGTAA